Proteins encoded in a region of the Fusobacterium sp. IOR10 genome:
- the pgsC gene encoding poly-gamma-glutamate biosynthesis protein PgsC: MNETIVILGIILSILFYEITEMSPGGLIVPGYFALFLNDPKRIAITLVVVIIGLFIVRFLENYIILFGRRKFAIYIIVTFLIKIFFQSLDLEILIGGEVIGILIPAILAQDIERNGMKKTIPALIILSITIKSIYMLSEVIL; encoded by the coding sequence TAAGTATATTATTTTATGAAATAACAGAAATGTCCCCAGGGGGACTTATTGTACCTGGATATTTCGCTCTTTTTTTAAATGATCCTAAAAGAATAGCTATAACCTTAGTAGTTGTAATAATAGGGCTATTTATAGTTAGATTTTTAGAAAATTATATTATTTTATTTGGAAGAAGAAAGTTTGCTATTTATATAATTGTAACTTTTTTAATAAAAATATTTTTCCAAAGTTTGGATTTGGAAATTTTAATAGGTGGAGAAGTTATAGGTATATTAATACCTGCTATTTTAGCCCAAGATATAGAAAGAAATGGAATGAAAAAAACCATACCTGCTTTAATAATACTTAGTATTACAATTAAAAGTATATACATGCTTTCTGAGGTTATACTATGA